The following proteins come from a genomic window of Syngnathus acus chromosome 15, fSynAcu1.2, whole genome shotgun sequence:
- the LOC119135254 gene encoding inactive phospholipase D5-like isoform X1, with product MDLRAPRGPAIRQDLKGFGLGIPATGIPASSIILAVQQQDYSASVWLRRRDKLEHSQQKCIMVFALLCCFAVLVALIFSAVDVWGEDEDGVTEENCSRDCRVVLVENIPEDVTFSNSSACHLSLSAGLLGLLDQAIRVVEIVSPLWLLNSSEYESSFQPAARQGRVLLARLQALKSKKVQLKVSSGIVDSAELKTLVGYGAEVHQVNTTALSKGHLHSSFWVVDSRHLYIGSGSMDWRSLATRKELGVLVYNCSCLALDLHRVFNVYWGLQYKEFVPSFWSKRLFAIFNKDSPLELTLNSTEARAYISTSPDVFIPKDRSSDLEAISWVIKDARRFVYISVTDYLPLLNGSAYRYWSRIDGFLREALILRRLRVRLLISCWENTHPLTFNFVWSLRSLCMEQDNCSLQAKFFNPRVQRDGSLGGINHNRFMVTDRAIYLGNLDWVGNEFTYNAGVGLVISQPRGVEEGKNSTVVDQLRAAFERDWFSSYARALQANKIPVCSKRQMDRAGPVKESWANGGPVPVRTGRRDTVRTDPNDNEPHSKAKRHDAVQSETDPGEQKIVGLEHLQAQIRRTVWDHLKEADNRSAESREISNGSL from the exons ATGGACTTACGGGCTCCCAGAGGGCCAGCAATTAGACAGGACCTGAAGGGGTTCGGGTTGGGGATTCCGGCCACCGGGATCCCGGCCAGCAGCATAATTTTGGCTGTGCAGCAGCAGGACTACTCAGCCAGCGTTTGGCTCCGCAGGAGGGACAAATTGGAACAT TCTCAGCAGAAGTGCATCATGGTTTTTGCCCTGCTGTGCTGCTTCGCCGTGCTGGTGGCGCTCATCTTCTCGGCCGTGGACGTTTGGGGTGAGGACGAGGACGGCGTCACGGAGGAGAACTGTAGCCGGGACTGCAG AGTTGTTCTGGTGGAAAACATTCCCGAAGACGTCACCTTCTCCAACAGCAGCGCGTGCCACCTCTCGCTTTCTGCGGGACTTTTGGGCCTGCTGGATCAAGCCATTCGCGTGGTGGAGATCGTTTCCCCGCTGTGGCTGCTCAACTCCTCCGAATACGAGTCTAGCTTCCAGCCTGCAGCAAGACAG GGCAGAGTCCTGCTGGCCAGGCTGCAGGCGCTGAAATCCAAGAAAGTCCAGCTCAAGGTCTCAAGCGGGATCGTGGACTCGGCAGAGCTCAAAACGCTCGTCGGATACG GCGCCGAGGTGCATCAAGTGAACACGACGGCGCTGAGCAAAGGTCACCTCCACTCTTCCTTCTGGGTGGTGGACAGCAGACACTTGTACATTGGCAGCGGCAGCATGGACTGGAGATCCCTGGCCACA AGGAAGGAGCTGGGCGTGTTGGTGTACAACTGCAGCTGTCTGGCTCTAGACCTCCACAGGGTGTTCAACGTCTACTGGGGGCTCCAGTACAAGGAGTTTGTCCCCTCCTTCTGGTCCAAACGCCTCTTCGCCATCTTCAACAAGGATTCGCCTCTGGAGCTCACCCTGAACAGCACCGAGGCCCGAGCGTACATCTCT ACCTCCCCAGATGTTTTCATCCCCAAAGACCGAAGCAGTGACCTGGAAGCCATTTCCTGGGTTATCAAGGATGCCCGTCGCTTTGTCTACATCTCAGTCACAGACTACTTGCCGCTGCTCAACGGCAGCGCTTACAG GTACTGGTCTCGTATTGACGGCTTTCTCCGGGAGGCTCTGATCCTGAGGCGGCTACGCGTGCGTCTGCTTATAAGTTGCTGGGAAAACACTCATCCGCTGACGTTCAACTTTGTCTGGTCCCTGAGGAGTCTGTGCATGGAGCAAGACAACTGCTCACTCCAAGCT aagtTCTTCAACCCCAGAGTGCAGAGGGATGGCAGTCTTGGAGGGATAAACCACAACAGGTTCATGGTGACCGACAGAGCCATTTATTTAG GTAATCTGGACTGGGTGGGCAACGAGTTCACCTACAACGCAGGCGTGGGCCTGGTCATCAGTCAGCCCCGCGGTGTCGAGGAGGGCAAGAACTCTACTGTGGTGGATCAGCTCCGAGCCGCCTTTGAGAGGGATTGGTTTTCCAGCTACGCCCGCGCCCTTCAGGCCAATAAGATCCCCGTCTGCAGCAAGCGGCAGATGGACAGAGCAGGACCGGTCAAAGAAAGTTGGGCGAATGGCGGGCCGGTGCCCGTCAGGACGGGTCGGCGCGATACCGTGAGAACCGATCCCAACGATAACGAACCTCACAGCAAAGCTAAGCGCCACGATGCAGTCCAGAGCGAAACCGACCCCGGAGAGCAGAAAATCGTTGGTCTTGAACATTTACAGGCACAAATCAGAAGGACCGTATGGGACCACCTGAAGGAAGCTGACAATCGGTCAGCCGAGAGCAGGGAGATCTCAAATGGATCCctgtga
- the trmt2b gene encoding tRNA (uracil(54)-C(5))-methyltransferase homolog-B isoform X1: MAYWRSLILIRRTTVRPWWATCLFFSSKDTIAVVQATFRPVKNRHKRPTQADLSWEDRLASVVTPLWRLTYDEQLEVKQKHQEKVLEQLCGGGKIPFPVLPILPSPVRDGYRNKSTFSINRGVDGNPKTVGFYVGKWKDRNIVCVNGDHLPNMPEKHKQVARCYQEFIRRSSLEPCLLFHEGGHWREVTVRTNAAGHAMAVVYFHPQGLTRDEVVAQKEELAEFFAGGAGSACELDSLYFQESAMTRCTHEDSPYQLLFGQTHIYEQMLDFSFRISPDAFFQVNHSAATVLYSTVRDLCAPSTEDTSGTLLDVCCGTGAMGITASPRVRRLVGVELIEQAVEDARHNAALNKLDKCEFIAGKAEVVLPGLVSRLASEDGCLAAVVNPARAGLHHRVIRALRNQPAIRRLVYVSCKPDGQAMRNFTELCCAPDPERKLAGDAFSPRLAVPVDMFPHTEHCELVILFER; the protein is encoded by the exons ATGGCTTACTGGAGGTCATTAATTCTTATTAGACGGACTACCGTGCGTCCTTGGTGGGCGACCTGTCTGTTCTTTTCATCTAAAGACACTATAGCTGTTGTCCAGGCAACGTTCCGACCAGTGAAGAACCGTCACAAGAGGCCCACCCAGGCTGATCTGTCCTGGGAAGACAGGCTGGCCTCTGTGGTCACCCCCCTATGGAGACTCACTTATGATGAGCAACTTGAAGTCAAGCAAAAACACCAGGAGAAGGTACTGGAGCAGCTTTGTGGTGGAGGAAAGATCCCATTCCCTGTCCTGCCTATCCTGCCATCCCCAGTTAGGGACGGTTACCGGAACAAGTCAACATTCTCTATCAACAGAGGAGTGGACGGTAACCCCAAGACAGTTGGGTTTTATGTGGGCAAATGGAAGGACAGGAACATTGTGTGCGTCAATGGAGACCACCTGCCAAACATGCCGGAGAAGCACAAACAGGTGGCCAGATGCTACCAGGAATTCATTCGCCGCTCATCCCTGGAGCCTTGCCTCCTGTTCCACGAGGGCGGCCACTGGAGAGAGGTCACGGTGAGGACCAACGCGGCAGGCCACGCCATGGCCGTCGTGTATTTCCACCCACAGGGTCTCACCCGGGATGAGGTGGTGGCCCAAAAGGAAGAATTGGCGGAGTTCTTTGCAGGCGGTGCCGGGTCGGCTTGTGAACTGGACTCACTTTACTTCCAGGAGAGCGCCATGACACGTTGCACACATGAGGATTCGCCCTACCAGCTCTTGTTTGGCCAGACACACATTTATGAGCAG ATGCTGGACTTCAGCTTCCGCATCTCCCCAGACGCATTCTTCCAGGTAAACCATAGCGCCGCTACAGTGCTGTACAGCACGGTACGAGACTTGTGCGCCCCCAGCACTGAGGACACATCAGGGACTCTCCTCGACGTGTGCTGCGGTACCGGCGCCATGGGCATAACGGCATCCCCCAGAGTACGGCGACTCGTTGGAGTGGAGCTCATAGAGCAGGCGGTGGAAGATGCCAGACACAACGCTGCCCTCAATAAGCTTGACAAGTGCGAGTTTATCGCCGGAAAAGCAGAGGTCGTCCTCCCTGGCCTCGTGTCCCGGCTGGCGTCCGAGGACGGGTGCCTCGCGGCCGTGGTGAACCCCGCCCGCGCCGGTCTCCATCACCGAGTGATCCGGGCCTTGCGCAACCAGCCTGCCATCCGTCGTCTGGTCTACGTGTCCTGCAAGCCGGACGGGCAGGCCATGAGGAACTTCACGGAGCTTTGTTGCGCACCTGACCCAGAGAGGAAACTGGCAGGAGATGCGTTTTCGCCACGTCTGGCCGTGCCTGTGGACATGTTCCCGCACACCGAACACTGTGAACTGGTGATTCTCTTTGAGAGGTAG
- the LOC119135274 gene encoding SLC35A4 upstream open reading frame protein-like, producing the protein MGNDKGTLGQLKDLVELKDQLEDIQKRMEDEIQAGVPAGGSLLASPFLKGFLAGYVVARFRSSALLGAVVGTCTGIYAAQNYKIPNVENTVKDYINSLKGGSR; encoded by the exons ATGGGAAATGACAAG GGTACTCTGGGCCAGCTGAAAGACCTGGTGGAGCTGAAGGATCAGCTAGAGGACATCCAGAAACGGATGGAAGATGAGATTCAGGCCGGGGTTCCTGCT GGTGGCAGTCTACTGGCTTCACCCTTCCTGAAGGGTTTCCTGGCCGGCTATGTGGTGGCCAGGTTCCGCTCGTCGGCGCTGCTGGGTGCCGTGGTCGGGACGTGCACGGGAATCTATGCGGCGCAGAACTATAAGATTCCCAATGTGGAGAACACTGTTAAGGACTACATCAACAGTCTGAAAGGAGGAAGCCGATAA
- the dnajb12a gene encoding dnaJ homolog subfamily B member 12a, producing MDSNKDEAERCIKIALNAVSNNQPDRAKKFLEKAQRLFPTDQAQSLLDTLAQNGKPPDQNGRPVHGERTSPRQRHHREDAETSAQGPADSTKPYTAEQMEAVRKIKGCKDYYQILGVEKTASEEDLKKAYRKLALKFHPDKNHAPGATDAFKAIGNAYAVLSNAEKRRQYDQYGEERSHPSRQRQHRDFEADISPEDLFNMFFGGGFPSSNVHVYRNGRMHFAHHNRQERREQQRDGGLALFVQLMPILILILVSALSQLMITHPPYSLSYHPSAGYVHKRHTSHLKVPFYVGERFSHEFTGANLKNLERTVEEDYISNLRNKCWKEKQHKEGLMYRARYFGDSELYKSAERMGTPSCNRLSEIQLILDG from the exons ATGGACTCAAACAAGGACGAAGCGGAGCGTTGCATCAAAATCGCTCTGAATGCAGTCAGCAACAACCAGCCGGACAGAGCCAAGAAGTTTCTAGAGAAGGCCCAGCGTCTGTTCCCGACAGACCAAGCCCAAA GTTTATTGGACACGCTAGCGCAGAATGGGAAGCCTCCGGACCAGAATGGGCGACCTGTCCACGGAGAAAGAACCTCCCCGAGGCAGCGTCATCACAGAGAGGACGCCGAAACGTCTGCGCAGGGCCCTGCAGATTCGACCAAACCTTACACCGCTGAGCAGATGGAGGCGGTCAGGAA gATTAAGGGCTGTAAAGATTACTACCAAATTCTGGGAGTAGAAAAGACTGCCTCTGAGGAAGATCTTAAAAAAGCGTACCGGAAGCTGGCGCTGAAATTTCACCCTGATAAAAACCATGCGCCGGGAGCCACCGATGCATTTAAAG CCATTGGCAACGCTTACGCCGTGCTGAGCAACGCTGAGAAGCGGCGGCAGTACGACCAGTACGGGGAGGAGCGCTCGCACCCGAGCAGACAGCGGCAGCATCGCGACTTTGAAGCCGATATTTCACCCGAGGACCTCTTCAACATGTTCTTTGGTGGAGGCTTCCCATCCA GTAACGTACACGTTTACAGAAATGGAAGAATGCACTTTGCGCACCACAACAGGCAAGAAAGAAGAGAGCAGCAGAGAGAT GGAGGCCTGGCTCTGTTTGTCCAGTTGATGCccatcctcatcctcatcctgGTGTCTGCGCTAAGCCAGCTCATGATCACGCATCCTCCTTACAGCCTTAGCTACCATCC GTCAGCAGGTTACGTTCACAAACGGCATACGTCCCACCTGAAGGTGCCTTTCTACGTGGGCGAGCGCTTTAGCCACGAATTCACCGGAGCCAACCTGAAGAATCTGGAGAGAACTGTGGAGGAGGACTACATCTCCAACCTCAGGAACAAGTGCTGGAAGGAGAAGCAGCACA AGGAAGGCCTAATGTACCGCGCACGCTATTTCGGGGACTCTGAGTTGTACAAGAGCGCAGAGAGGATGGGGACTCCCAGCTGCAACCGGTTATCTGAGATTCAGCTCATACTGGACGGTTAG
- the LOC119135254 gene encoding inactive phospholipase D5-like isoform X2: MKSQQKCIMVFALLCCFAVLVALIFSAVDVWGEDEDGVTEENCSRDCRVVLVENIPEDVTFSNSSACHLSLSAGLLGLLDQAIRVVEIVSPLWLLNSSEYESSFQPAARQGRVLLARLQALKSKKVQLKVSSGIVDSAELKTLVGYGAEVHQVNTTALSKGHLHSSFWVVDSRHLYIGSGSMDWRSLATRKELGVLVYNCSCLALDLHRVFNVYWGLQYKEFVPSFWSKRLFAIFNKDSPLELTLNSTEARAYISTSPDVFIPKDRSSDLEAISWVIKDARRFVYISVTDYLPLLNGSAYRYWSRIDGFLREALILRRLRVRLLISCWENTHPLTFNFVWSLRSLCMEQDNCSLQAKFFNPRVQRDGSLGGINHNRFMVTDRAIYLGNLDWVGNEFTYNAGVGLVISQPRGVEEGKNSTVVDQLRAAFERDWFSSYARALQANKIPVCSKRQMDRAGPVKESWANGGPVPVRTGRRDTVRTDPNDNEPHSKAKRHDAVQSETDPGEQKIVGLEHLQAQIRRTVWDHLKEADNRSAESREISNGSL; the protein is encoded by the exons ATGAAG TCTCAGCAGAAGTGCATCATGGTTTTTGCCCTGCTGTGCTGCTTCGCCGTGCTGGTGGCGCTCATCTTCTCGGCCGTGGACGTTTGGGGTGAGGACGAGGACGGCGTCACGGAGGAGAACTGTAGCCGGGACTGCAG AGTTGTTCTGGTGGAAAACATTCCCGAAGACGTCACCTTCTCCAACAGCAGCGCGTGCCACCTCTCGCTTTCTGCGGGACTTTTGGGCCTGCTGGATCAAGCCATTCGCGTGGTGGAGATCGTTTCCCCGCTGTGGCTGCTCAACTCCTCCGAATACGAGTCTAGCTTCCAGCCTGCAGCAAGACAG GGCAGAGTCCTGCTGGCCAGGCTGCAGGCGCTGAAATCCAAGAAAGTCCAGCTCAAGGTCTCAAGCGGGATCGTGGACTCGGCAGAGCTCAAAACGCTCGTCGGATACG GCGCCGAGGTGCATCAAGTGAACACGACGGCGCTGAGCAAAGGTCACCTCCACTCTTCCTTCTGGGTGGTGGACAGCAGACACTTGTACATTGGCAGCGGCAGCATGGACTGGAGATCCCTGGCCACA AGGAAGGAGCTGGGCGTGTTGGTGTACAACTGCAGCTGTCTGGCTCTAGACCTCCACAGGGTGTTCAACGTCTACTGGGGGCTCCAGTACAAGGAGTTTGTCCCCTCCTTCTGGTCCAAACGCCTCTTCGCCATCTTCAACAAGGATTCGCCTCTGGAGCTCACCCTGAACAGCACCGAGGCCCGAGCGTACATCTCT ACCTCCCCAGATGTTTTCATCCCCAAAGACCGAAGCAGTGACCTGGAAGCCATTTCCTGGGTTATCAAGGATGCCCGTCGCTTTGTCTACATCTCAGTCACAGACTACTTGCCGCTGCTCAACGGCAGCGCTTACAG GTACTGGTCTCGTATTGACGGCTTTCTCCGGGAGGCTCTGATCCTGAGGCGGCTACGCGTGCGTCTGCTTATAAGTTGCTGGGAAAACACTCATCCGCTGACGTTCAACTTTGTCTGGTCCCTGAGGAGTCTGTGCATGGAGCAAGACAACTGCTCACTCCAAGCT aagtTCTTCAACCCCAGAGTGCAGAGGGATGGCAGTCTTGGAGGGATAAACCACAACAGGTTCATGGTGACCGACAGAGCCATTTATTTAG GTAATCTGGACTGGGTGGGCAACGAGTTCACCTACAACGCAGGCGTGGGCCTGGTCATCAGTCAGCCCCGCGGTGTCGAGGAGGGCAAGAACTCTACTGTGGTGGATCAGCTCCGAGCCGCCTTTGAGAGGGATTGGTTTTCCAGCTACGCCCGCGCCCTTCAGGCCAATAAGATCCCCGTCTGCAGCAAGCGGCAGATGGACAGAGCAGGACCGGTCAAAGAAAGTTGGGCGAATGGCGGGCCGGTGCCCGTCAGGACGGGTCGGCGCGATACCGTGAGAACCGATCCCAACGATAACGAACCTCACAGCAAAGCTAAGCGCCACGATGCAGTCCAGAGCGAAACCGACCCCGGAGAGCAGAAAATCGTTGGTCTTGAACATTTACAGGCACAAATCAGAAGGACCGTATGGGACCACCTGAAGGAAGCTGACAATCGGTCAGCCGAGAGCAGGGAGATCTCAAATGGATCCctgtga
- the trmt2b gene encoding tRNA (uracil(54)-C(5))-methyltransferase homolog-B isoform X2 — protein MAYWRSLILIRRTTVRPWWATCLFFSSKDTIAVVQATFRPVKNRHKRPTQADLSWEDRLASVVTPLWRLTYDEQLEVKQKHQEKVLEQLCGGGKIPFPVLPILPSPVRDGYRNKSTFSINRGVDGNPKTVGFYVGKWKDRNIVCVNGDHLPNMPEKHKQVARCYQEFIRRSSLEPCLLFHEGGHWREVTESAMTRCTHEDSPYQLLFGQTHIYEQMLDFSFRISPDAFFQVNHSAATVLYSTVRDLCAPSTEDTSGTLLDVCCGTGAMGITASPRVRRLVGVELIEQAVEDARHNAALNKLDKCEFIAGKAEVVLPGLVSRLASEDGCLAAVVNPARAGLHHRVIRALRNQPAIRRLVYVSCKPDGQAMRNFTELCCAPDPERKLAGDAFSPRLAVPVDMFPHTEHCELVILFER, from the exons ATGGCTTACTGGAGGTCATTAATTCTTATTAGACGGACTACCGTGCGTCCTTGGTGGGCGACCTGTCTGTTCTTTTCATCTAAAGACACTATAGCTGTTGTCCAGGCAACGTTCCGACCAGTGAAGAACCGTCACAAGAGGCCCACCCAGGCTGATCTGTCCTGGGAAGACAGGCTGGCCTCTGTGGTCACCCCCCTATGGAGACTCACTTATGATGAGCAACTTGAAGTCAAGCAAAAACACCAGGAGAAGGTACTGGAGCAGCTTTGTGGTGGAGGAAAGATCCCATTCCCTGTCCTGCCTATCCTGCCATCCCCAGTTAGGGACGGTTACCGGAACAAGTCAACATTCTCTATCAACAGAGGAGTGGACGGTAACCCCAAGACAGTTGGGTTTTATGTGGGCAAATGGAAGGACAGGAACATTGTGTGCGTCAATGGAGACCACCTGCCAAACATGCCGGAGAAGCACAAACAGGTGGCCAGATGCTACCAGGAATTCATTCGCCGCTCATCCCTGGAGCCTTGCCTCCTGTTCCACGAGGGCGGCCACTGGAGAGAGGTCACG GAGAGCGCCATGACACGTTGCACACATGAGGATTCGCCCTACCAGCTCTTGTTTGGCCAGACACACATTTATGAGCAG ATGCTGGACTTCAGCTTCCGCATCTCCCCAGACGCATTCTTCCAGGTAAACCATAGCGCCGCTACAGTGCTGTACAGCACGGTACGAGACTTGTGCGCCCCCAGCACTGAGGACACATCAGGGACTCTCCTCGACGTGTGCTGCGGTACCGGCGCCATGGGCATAACGGCATCCCCCAGAGTACGGCGACTCGTTGGAGTGGAGCTCATAGAGCAGGCGGTGGAAGATGCCAGACACAACGCTGCCCTCAATAAGCTTGACAAGTGCGAGTTTATCGCCGGAAAAGCAGAGGTCGTCCTCCCTGGCCTCGTGTCCCGGCTGGCGTCCGAGGACGGGTGCCTCGCGGCCGTGGTGAACCCCGCCCGCGCCGGTCTCCATCACCGAGTGATCCGGGCCTTGCGCAACCAGCCTGCCATCCGTCGTCTGGTCTACGTGTCCTGCAAGCCGGACGGGCAGGCCATGAGGAACTTCACGGAGCTTTGTTGCGCACCTGACCCAGAGAGGAAACTGGCAGGAGATGCGTTTTCGCCACGTCTGGCCGTGCCTGTGGACATGTTCCCGCACACCGAACACTGTGAACTGGTGATTCTCTTTGAGAGGTAG